The sequence TCCCTCCCGCGCCGCCAATGGCAGCGCCCCAAGCGGAGCCGGCCATGGGCGGGCACGGCGCGCGGCGGCAGGCGGGGAGCGAGACAACCTGGGCGGGGCAAGCGGCGACGCTGATTGGGCGATGCGCGCGCGGCAccgcccagccccgcccccccggCGGCCGTTAGTGGGAACGGGGGCGGGAAAGGGAGCGGAACGGGAACGGAGCGGGAAGGGACCGGAAGGGACCGCGGGCAGTGTGGGGAACGGGAGAATGTCATCGGTCTGTTTTGTCTCAGGTATTTACTTTCAGGCTAGCCGGGCTTGGATCCCCGTACCAGTGAGTAGCTCGGGATcttccagggaaagggccgcTGAACGTCCCGCCCGAGCCTGCTGTCCCCCGTCCTACctaaaaatggggggaaaaaaaaaggtccatTCGGATTAACTCGTGTGACGTTGTTTATATTCCCGGCTTTGTTTTCTGTCCCGTTTTTGCCATGTGAATCAGCTAGATGAGTGcggcttttcgcaaatattaaatattatatgggttatgtgaaaaacgccaatcacttgtttttaaaattttaaaagtttaatagtaataaaatgattataaaaatagtaatacaattaaagtaataataattgggacaatttgaattaggacaatatgagacaataaaaacaaagagttacagacgtTTGGGTAcatttttctgggcagcacgagcctgAAAAtggacccacgttaacagaggattaacccttaaaaaccaTAGCCTGTggcatattcatacacttcatacatgatgcataaattccattcaaacaaaggattctgtctggtcgttgtcaacttcttcctccgAATCCTAACAGTGCCTTCGAGGCtggaagaagttcatttcttctgataagagaccaataaattctttttctctgaaagatttgggtgtcctgtggctgctatctcgctgcgagtcctttctttaaaaaaagtatcctacatagcatagtttctattttaatctTGTGTTgtaacctaaaactatatttaacacactacttaagaaaattaatacagtataactttctaacataacacataaaatgtgaaaaataagtattttatgattggctttttgcaagtATTAAAGTGAATATTATATGGTTTTATGTtataaaaaaagtttttaagggttaatcctctgttaatgtgggtcctttttcgggcttattttgaCTAGAAAAAGGTAGacgtccataactctttgtttctgttgtctcatattgtcctaatccaaattgtccaaattattattattctaattatattattatttttataaccattttattactattaaaattttaaaaacaagtgattggcgtttcTCACAATGAGGCTGAGAAACAGAATCGTTAGGGGTGGAAGGAACCTCTAGAGATGATCCAGTCCCACCCCCACGCCAGGGCAgggtcacccagagcaggtgaCTCTGGTTGGGGTTTGAaagtctccagagagggaggcTCTACgaccttcctgggcagcctgtcccagtgctctgccaccctcagagtaaagaagttctttctcatgttgaggtggaactCCTTGTGTTCTAGTTTATGTACAGAACATGGAAAATTTCCATGCTGAAGCGTACGTGTCACAGGGTTTTCTTAAGTAGAGGATGTGAGCAGATGCCTTCCAAacacatgtgtgtgtgcatgaaaACTTCTACAGATCTATATCAAATTCAGTACTCTCCAGGAGGTTTTCAGAATGCATTTCTACATATTCCTGGTATGGAGAGTGCAAAAACCTACAGGAGTGAAACTCCACATTTGTCGTAATCAGAAATTCATACTGGTTCAAGTatgttcaaaacaaaaccaaacaacagcaaaaccaccacagacacaaaccacacacacacacacaaaaccaagaaaaacaaagaaaaccaccaATGCCATCTCACAGCTTCTACAAGACCTAAAAACTTCTAATCCTGGCAGCTCAAACTAAGATGTGCTCCAAGCACAGAAGCAGTAGAAGGGCTATTGTGAGTATTcttgcagaagaagaaaaaggagtgTAGCCTTAAAAAGTGCtgcataaatttaaaatactgtgtgtACCTGCTGTAATTATCTCTTTCAAAGCCCTTCTGATCTTCCCTCCTAGAGTTCTGCTGCGTATGCCCAAGGGCCCAGATCCTGCACAGAAGTTCACAGGCTTGAGTCAAGCAGAGTCGATGAGTTTGAGGAAGCAGAGGTGGAAAGTCAGGGATGTGTATCAAAGGCTCCTGGTTTGGAGAGAGGTCAGTACAAAATAGCAGGTGGGGGGCAAGGCAGGCATCAGCCacaaaaccagcctgagttcATTTGCTGAGGTTAAAGTACCTGGCCACTGTGTTCTAACATGACTTGTTTGCACTGAATCTTACAGCATGTTTCCATTAGTAAGAAGTGTGACTGGAATTAGGATATGTAATAACAACACATGTTCATCACAGAGGAAAATAACGTGACCATGCTGAACAAACTATTAACAATGCACTACTAGAAGCTGCAAAAAATTGTCATTACTCTGATTAATCTGTGACCTCTTCCAGGGTTAAGCCACAAATTCTGCAAATGGTTTAACACtcaaaaacatgttttattgCTTCCATACCGAGAAACAATTTGGTCTGGTTTAGGACTATATCCCAAGTGTAATagtgttgatttttattttttcaattattcaTTCTCCCTCAGAGGAACAATTACTTTCCACCCACCATTTAAGCATTATCTTTTAATCATGTAACATTTCTGTTTACCATACATAGTTGGCATGGTTTCATGTTAACTTTTTCTAGTAAAGgtataaaacttttttttctttctgttcactTCTGTTCCTGCTGGCTGGAAAGTATCAGCAGCCTCCCTCCACACATGTTCAGCAAGCACATTCTAATACCAGTGTACCTcatgggttttttaattaaaactgactcctcagaaagaaacaaatgtggTGGATCTGAGCAAATGAAGTGTTCAGAATACAAGTAAAGCTCACAGGAACATATcattctggaaaaacaaaagttgTCCTCTCCCTTACCTCACAGTAGTGCTCTAGGAAACAGGGTAAGTCCATTTTGAAGCGCATTGAAATATACAATTACACTTTGGctttctgcagcacaaagacttcctctttccttcctccccccagGATCTGCCCAAAAACCTCAGCAATCCCATCCTGTGCAGTAATGCTACTCCTGGGCAATACCATGCATTCTTTGTCCAGCATTAtcttcctgcctgccttgcaCCAGTCCGAGTCAGTGCCAACACGATGATCCACAGCAGTGATgctcctgtgctcacacagcacaAAAGACATTTGGCATTTTTCAAGCTAGacctttttcttcaaaatgtcCTGATTGAATTCAATCACTGGAAAAGAACTGAGAGGAAATGTGAAACCCAACAGCTCTAGCAGTCTGCACAGACCTCCAGCACAGTCATGAGAAAAGTCAGAGCACACCTTGTGGCACAGACTGGGAATATGCAGCTGCACATCAGGAATGGCACAAAAGCAGAGAGCTAGGAGAGTGGACACCTGAATCAAAAAACCACCTTCATCAGAAACctattaaaaaatctttacaagaagaaaaaaacatacaaaTACAGACCTTTCAGAACAAGTTTATTAGTCAACCAcaattataaaatttaaatatttatatagcaAGATGGAAAAATCTTAAGTAACCAAACACTTCCAAGTTATTTTGCTGCAGTATACACAggaatggttttgtttctttaacaAGCTGATCCAACATCACTCTTCACTCACAAGTGTCATGAAGGCATGTCTAATTTTGAGAATGTGTTTCACACATAAATGGAgtatacaaaaagaaaaaaataaagaccatACTAAACTGATtcaaaaaagcttaaaaaaaaggaaaaactccaGGCAAATTGAAGTCATCTACTCCATAAAGAGTGCATGGCTAATACTGTTTATGTATGCTGCCAAAATTCAAAGGGTACAAATTAAAATGGTCTTTGCTACACAAACATGTTctaaatgttttttgttttgcaaaacaTGCATGAAGTtcccacatttttaaaaaagtcttttgTACCAGAGAAGGAATacaaaggcagctggaaatGGAAGCATTCACAAACACCCAGAATAAGGCCCTTCAGAATTTGTTTAAAGGAACACATTAAACCCCTTCATTCTCAGGTAAAAGATTAAGAGGCCGAGATACACATCGTCTGCGAGGGTGAGGATACTGGAGGTTGGCAGTGTCAGCGTCACAAGACTGCTCTatcagaggaggaggaggaaggagctgggcaTGACTGGACCATCTTGATCCAGCCCGTGGGGAATCCAGAGGGGGAAAGAAATACCTGAAACAATtaagaaaggaacaaaacaccaaaacaaaaaaacgaacaaaaaaacaaacgaacaaaaaaaaaaaccaacaaaacaagaaaagaagagaaaggtaGTAAATACAAGGAGAACCAAAGGGGAGAAAAGacatgctgggaaaaaaaaaaggcctttaGTATATCCATGCCAAAACCAATAGAACATAATAGCAGAAATCAAGGCTTGTAATTCAAAACAAGACAAATCTGGAAACTcttctttaaagcaaaataatagtcttttccactgaaattcactgaaaataatACCATAGTCATAGTCCTAGGATACATTTTTACAAAAGAATGGATGGCTTTGGAAGTCAAAAAGGTGGTGTAGTACAGCTATTAACAGGCTTTCATTCTCCCAGAATTTCAGATTTGTTAACAGCTTTCAGTAATGCTTTCTTTGTGACACAAAATATACATTAAATATTATCAAAGTACACTTGCTGCATATGCGTCGAATTCAGATTAACTTCACAGCATTTCTAGAAGATGTAAAACCACCACTTTTTACATTAATGATATACATTTACAGAGAATAACTGATTTGAATGAAATACAGTCTTTGTATCTATTTACATATTTCTGCAAAATCCTCAGTGTAAATTCAAGATTCCTGGTGAATGCAAGATTGAGAATTATGCCACTCCATgtcattttgctgctgtttttattAGAACTTACCCGTAACACTTGTGCATTTTAGTATAACTATATtatgttttctgtcttgtttaCAATTCTGTGGACTTACAACAAAGAACAGCTATCAGTTCATTAAGGAAATTATGGGACAATTAacaacaaactgcattttggttTCTATCTCTGTATGGCTAAAGTGTTTGCATTTTTCAAGGATATTACGTTTAGAGAATTTAAGTACTCCATGTGATTATAACTATTACCACAGGAATGCACAAATACGTAACAGAAAAAGTACTTCTTTTAGGATGAAGGAAGTATGACAGTACttacaaaacatttatttgaagTCATACTAAAGAATATAAATGAAGCAATAACAAACCACTAAAAGCCATCATCTGTACAATTGTCAAAACAGTTTTCTCACTCCTTTAGAACTAACAGTTGCATATATTACAAAGCAGTTACAACCTTGTAATGTTTAGGGAATCTTAATCAAATGCTGAACACtctgaaatgcaaaacaaattgGTTCTCAAAACAATTTTAATGAAAGTTATTGTAATGGTCATttccctcctcccatcccaATCAAGGACaaaaattcttgtttttaatCACAAACtatcttttaattttacaaGCTTTCAAAAATACGTTCTGAcggaagttttggggtttgggtgggttgtttttttccaaacaagaTGCctctccaaatatttttctatcgGGCGTTCCATCAGTATCAAACTATACAGGCTAGTACAAAAAATGCACACAACGTgttttaaaaaggctttttgaACAGTATTTAGTAGTTAGCAGGCTGCTGGTGTCTTGGGAGAGGTCAAACGgcgctggggaaggggaaaaaggagttCGTTTTCCATTCCTGTGTGCATGCAACAAGCAGCAAAACACCAAAGTTACTCCAGTTAGCTTGGtatcagctctgctttctgttaAAAAGGACATAATACAAATGGAGAATGGAAATTGTATCATAAATCTACACACACAATTACATCAACATAATAATACAGCCCTACTGGTTTATTTCCTAACAATCTACATCATGTGTTCTGAAATTTATTTCGAGTACAAATCCAGTTTGGCCATAGTGCTTTTATAGCCTTTTCCAGATCTGCCTGTGCTATAGCTGTTTTAAGTGTTTAAACATATAGACATGAAACACAGCATGTACAGTCAGAGACAAAATAAGTTATGTGTAGGATACCTATTTAGTCAAATGTCAATGCAATCTTTATCAGCATGTTAACACTAACACAGAAGTTAGCAACTGTGCTTACACAACTCAGGCCAGTATCACTACAAAAGAAAGCCTGTAATAAAGTGCTTATCTTCTGCACAATGGCTTAGCACCAAGTTCAGGGACAGGAGAAGAGCCACGAGAAGGGTGGGGATGGTTAGTCTTGGTGGCAGCACAGTCTTGGATAAGGATTGTAAAACCACACCCTATGCCAAAGAGCTGTAAGACAGCCTGCATTTCCCCAAAGGAGCCCAAGCAAATGCAGCTACACAGCTCCGGATATACCATGtccaaggcagggctgcagtTCATTTGCTACACTGCAAGCAGAATCGGGAATCATGACCAACATAATTTTGCTGCCCTTTCTTGTAGGGACCGGGCCCATTACCACCTCTTGTGTCCGCAATTATCTTGTGATGAAAATGTGAAACCTGTTCTCTGTTCAACAGGGCCAGAGATCGTGAACTGCCATTCAGGACTGACCGCTGAAAGGGCAAGAGGGGGCAGGCTGGTGCTACTCTCCAAAAGCAAACTTTACTGATAAGCattccaaactgaaaaaaaacctcacatgAGTAGCTGCACATGGATGGAAAAGGAAACTATCCCAAGGCATTTGAAACAAAGGTGGCCACAAAATTTGGAAACTGCTGCTATGGAATCTGGCCACATCTCATCCTTATATAGGACTTATAATTCTGTAAAGCTGATTGTACACACTGCACCATACACATGCAAGACTCAGCATATTTCTACATTTCAGTGTGcacaaatgaaaatgttttttcacaAGAGGCAGTAAAATTTACCCACTAAAAAGCAACtattacagaataaaaaactAATGGAGATTGAGGCAAATTATTTGCCATATGAATGCCATAtgaggaaaatttaaaaaccacatAACTTTTATTCAACTGATGCTACAGACCTGCAAAAACCAAGTAAACTAACACTAACATTTGATTGTTGAAACCATTATGAAGtaacttttcttccttccattcTGCTATATTATcccagagaaaaacagaatttgttGCTGGCATTTTTGCTTCACTTTTAAACATGTATCTAAATCAAAAGAACAGTTACACACCAGTAGGATGAAGCTTCTCCTTTGAaactatttcagaaatattgttTTGAATAATATGAAAggactaaaaatgaaaataattatttacattgCTTATTTATACAGACTGATTCAGTATGACTTactgttttgttcatttttctcttaaCACTTGCAAAACAGATGAACCACAGAGCAAAACCAGAGGAGCTTACAGAAGTACTCATGCAATAAATGACACTGCTctttaaaaacatgtaaaacaAATATGAGAGCTAAATGAAATGAAGATTCGGAGAAAAGACTATTGAAAATCAGTCTCTCTACTACTTAACCTACCTGCTGGCAGATGATCCATTTAGTGAATTCTGCAGACTTGTATTGGCTGAACCTAGAGAGGCATTAAAAATTCCCTGCTGAGAACTACCATTCACTGGACTCCCATTACCTTTCAGTATACCAGTACACTTCCAGTTGTCCATGTAATTAGCTGCAAACACAGATATACAGACACTGTTAGTTTCTCTTCTGAAGCTCAGTTTCTCTACAAATATGTTTCAACTGCCCCACACCTTGTGTGAATCACACCTGAACTTCAATACCTATATATAAATTCCAAACAGCTGAGGATCTGGCCCTTTAGCTGCCTGATATTCTCTGCCTGTCCATAATTTAAAACTCAGTTTCCACTATTACAATACTGAGGAACGAATAAGAATGTTTAAGGTAACTGCCAGTagatttttgttgctgttgttgtggggattttagtttggttttttttggttggctgATTGACAGAGGGGGTGCATTTATTTGTTCgtttgttttctcttaaaatgtaaacagaaaaaacccatttGCCAGAACATTGTGACTGAACGTAGATTTTCTAGGTTTAGAGGAAAATTTCCAAGTCAGGGAAAATATCcaccttaattttaaaatgacaacTTTATGTAGCTCTAGACTGGTGTAACAATTTCTGGGTACAGTAACAACTATTCACAGCAGCCTAAATCATGCAAGTATTTAACACAGGAAGTTATTtctgaattctgtttttcttaaatgtaaacagaaaaatagaaaaaaaatctatatttcaCAAATCTAAAATGGACACTtgctcaaaaattattttttgagtaAAATTTCTCAAGTATATTCAGCAGACTATAAAGTTAATGTGTTTCAAGTGGGTGATCTTACCCTTCCAGAGCCTAACACAGCCATCATCACCAGAGGAGGCAAGCACTGTGCCTGTAATATTCCAGCTCACTCGCCACACCTGGGAGTTGTGATTATCAAACTGTGCCACAATATGAATTTCAAATTTTGTTAATCCTCCTGATGAAGTCAATTCTTTCCTGTTTAAGAGAAAAGTGACAGTTCTGCACACAACTGTTCAAAGGTCTGGGCTTGAACATGATGTCAGACAGAACTAAATCCTTATAGTAACAACTGTTATTAGATTAGGTATTCAGACAAAATTATAGACTTGCTCACAATCTTGTCACCTTAAAAATGAGGTTGCTAAAAACAATCCTGAATACATtattaattttgctttgcagGGACAATTTGAACAAGATTGTATAGTATGCATCACATCACACCAAACCATCTTCCTCTGAAGCTTACCTTAGAGGTTTTAGTGTGAAAATTCGTACGTCTTTGGTTGCTACAGCCAAGATGTGGAAGGATCTTCCCAGATTTGGAGCAAACGCAATATCATGTACAGGATCTGTGACTGTCATCAGAGCTTCTGCTTTTGCATATTTCCTGTACAGCGCAAGAAATTAACCTTTAATGCCATGAAAATTGCCAGTGATGCAAATTATACAAAGCAAATAcagaggaaatggagaaaagggTTATGTATACACAATAAgacttgcaaaaaaataaattttttaaaacataaatttagGCAATAATTTCAAGCCAATTTCTATCAGATACAGCAGCCACTAAGTAGAGTATGCTACAGTATTGTAAgtcataaaacaaaacaagaattgCAGTACAAAGGACATTTTTGTCTGCaactggaaaagggaaataaagataaatattcCATTCACAAATCTAAAGAGAATTTGCATGTCAGTAACTCACTaaattttccatgcttttaAGCAGACCACTGTCTGCCTCCTCTGCTGTATGATAAACACATATTACATTTTCTTAGTAAGTTACAGTAACTTTATTGTTAATGCATGGAGAACATTGCCTGTAGCTGGGCATAAAATCCACAGAACACTCTGGCTCCTTTCCCACATTGGTCACTCCCAGTCAAACACAATTTCTCTGTTATCATTTAATTGGAAGTGGTGGTGCACAAACTTAGTAGCCTCTTCTGGTTCTGTGGACTCTTGACTGTACAACCTGAACTTTGACAGATAATGAGCAATTCACAGCACTTTCTGTCACTGTAATCATGCCTTTAAAATCATTGTAAAATGGCCTTGAACAAAACAGTGCCTGGTGCAACACAATTCAAATTTCAACTGTTAACTTCTTGTGCAAAAGTAAACACATAATTTAATAGACACAGAACAACAACTCTCCCTTTAAAATGCTGGTAAGAATACTGACATTTCTGGGCTGACAGAGAATAAAATTATCAATATTATTTCTCTTAACATCAGTTACGATTCTGAGGGCTCCCACTCTTTTCCTACCCAATGGATCAGagacagtatttttatttactacTCCACTTCACATTTAGTGATAGGAATAAAAGGCCATATATTATAAACAACTTTAAGACCCCACAGACATTATGTATTATTATTTAGCATACCTGGTATTTTCATTATATTCATAAATTTGAACCTTAGCCAATATGTTTGGACTGTTGTCATCACTTCCTACAGCTATCATTGGAGAATGTGCTCGAGAGCTAAAAGGTGAAAACAAATACTgttatatttacatattatacctatatatctatataatattTCCCATAGAAAGTACACCAAGCAATTTGTTAAATTTCAAACACATTATCtatggagaaaacaaaacaacaccacAAAATACCACAAGGAAAAAGTCACAAAGAAACAGGAGTTAAATGCTATTCACAGTTACCACTATCACACTCTATTGTTCCAAAAGCCCACCTTATACACTCACTAAGGCGAAATCATTAGACAACATTATTTAGCAATTCAAGATGATGTTCTCAGAGAGAAGAATTGACTTTCTATAATAGACTGCATCTGCAGTCTAGTATTTGCCACAGGTTTCATGGCAGAGTCTGCATTCTTTGCAGTGCTTTTAATTATTGATTTAGTGATATTTCTATCAGTTTTCAGAAGATAAAACACATAAGCTAAATGTACACGAATTCTAGTTTTTAAATCAACGTTTGTCCTATCCCATGCATTAAAGTGAATTCCTGTACTCTGAACCTTCAGCATGGACTACTGCTAATGAATAAAAGAGTAACTGGATCAGCAGGACACAACACTGTGTCCACAAGGAAAGTCATTAAGTGCTTCTGGACaaagagaaatcaaaacagTTCAACTTTGAATggtttttcccttcctgttaCAGTCATAAAGCAAATGTTTTAGTAACATACCTTGAAGGATTCCAAGAAATACAACTGCAGCTGAGCTTACACGAGATTTCATGCTGAAGTGACCACTGGCTGAGATTCATCACATCTGGAGCTTCATAGATCCTTACAACTCCATCTGCTGAACAGGTTGCTAACATAAGACCCATGTGCTTGGGAGCGAACTTCACATCTGTAACAGATGTTCTACTGTCTACTAGAGTGGTCCTCTTGACCTGCAAAGAAATTTCCATCAAAAATTTATTCCCTAAGGAAGACTAATCAAAGTCTGACAACACCATTTCATAGGACTGCTTACATCTTCCACCAAAAAGTCCCCTCCCCCACTTTTATATTGTTTGAAAGATGAGCAAGAACAGCCAGTGTTGTTTCAAATTATCTCTTGTCAGAGAAAAACCCAACTTTAGCTCTACTGTAGGTGGGAATTCATGTCTGCCAGTTGTTTGCCAGGGAACATCTTATTATGAAACACCCATAATAGTGACACAAATTGGCCTGAATGCAGCCAGTTAGCTGTTTTCCTCAAATGTTTTAGAAATACTTCCTTTGTGTTGGAATGTTGccacaaatgaaacaaaacatagCCAAAATTCAGAAACTTTACAGCTACAGAAAAGAAGTCTCACCCAGTGACTCTGGCCTCGGAGTTTATCATTTGACTCTCCCACTATTTcttcccacacagctgctgttcTATCAAAGGAGCAGGAAGCCAGGACCTGCCCAAATTCAGGATGGGCCCATGTCACACGCCACACTGATCCACTATGTGTCTGCAAGAAAACATCAGAACACAGTAAAGAAGCAAACTTACTGCATTAGGAACCAGGTATTTTCATGACTTTCGGAAGAAGAGAATTCCAGGAAGTAGTAACACTGCTCCTCTGAAACCTATGTTCTTTTATACAAAGTTCCATATCAGCTGTTGCAGTTCTTTATTCTAACCAGCACTGCAAAGTTGTTGCTCTTAGTgtttaaatgtaattattaCAAGCCTATTTCAAGGCATTTATTACTACTTTAAGTTCCAAACTATAATTCTGCCTTGATGTGTAAAGTGCAGTTTTGTTCTCAATCAAATTTCAGCCATTACCATGTTCACTTCTAGCTTGCCTGTACTTTTCAAAAGCACTTGCAAGCATTATTAATCTTCTTTTAATTATGAAGCTCCTCCTTCATACCTAGTCAACATTCCTGTCTTAGAGAAGGGGAATTCAAAAGCCTCCCTTGCATTGCCATTTACAGGGATGAATGCATTGTGGTCCTATTAAACACAAGTTTAAGAACAATTCAGAAGCTGAATGCACTAATTATCCAGATGAAGCAAAGCATCTATATGACACAGTTCTCAGAAAGGTTTTGGAGAGCAAAAAGCAGAGGTCAGATGTTGTAACATTTAATAGCCAGACATGTTCCTTTTaacttttcccccttttatattttttttaagtctgactatattcaaaaggaaatattgaattaaaaattaaggtactgttttctactCCCTGAACACCAGTCACTGATAATATTTACTAATGCTAGTCTGCCAACATAACTAGGTACTAACAAGAGCATGTTAGCATCTGCTTTGAGGCACTAGAGATGCtttacaaaagcaaagaaaaagtattttacacAAGACATACAGAATCTACATCGAACcaaaagcatttctgctctaaaattcagcagaaatgaaGCATGTTTCAccaaaaacaaagaagaaattatgaTTATGTCTGTGTAATTTTTACAAATACAAACCTTCCAGCTGGCAGTGCAATGCCAATCTCCATTTTCACTTTTGTCCCAGACCTATTGAGAAATCAAAATACAATTAtacaatttgaaaataaaccTTACTGACTAGTACTTTAAAGACACAATcattcatatatataaaataaaaataaacaaaaacatacacacacatccCCACTAAACCTTTTCATCCAGGACACTGTATCAGGTCCAGTACAAAATTGCACTTTACT comes from Camarhynchus parvulus chromosome 2, STF_HiC, whole genome shotgun sequence and encodes:
- the SEH1L gene encoding nucleoporin SEH1 isoform X1; its protein translation is MFVARSIAADHRDLIHDVSFDFHGRRMATCSSDQSVKVWDKSENGDWHCTASWKTHSGSVWRVTWAHPEFGQVLASCSFDRTAAVWEEIVGESNDKLRGQSHWVKRTTLVDSRTSVTDVKFAPKHMGLMLATCSADGVVRIYEAPDVMNLSQWSLQHEISCKLSCSCISWNPSSSRAHSPMIAVGSDDNSPNILAKVQIYEYNENTRKYAKAEALMTVTDPVHDIAFAPNLGRSFHILAVATKDVRIFTLKPLRKELTSSGGLTKFEIHIVAQFDNHNSQVWRVSWNITGTVLASSGDDGCVRLWKANYMDNWKCTGILKGNGSPVNGSSQQGIFNASLGSANTSLQNSLNGSSASRYFFPPLDSPRAGSRWSSHAQLLPPPPLIEQSCDADTANLQYPHPRRRCVSRPLNLLPENEGV
- the SEH1L gene encoding nucleoporin SEH1 isoform X3, producing MFVARSIAADHRDLIHDVSFDFHGRRMATCSSDQSVKVWDKSENGDWHCTASWKTHSGSVWRVTWAHPEFGQVLASCSFDRTAAVWEEIVGESNDKLRGQSHWVKRTTLVDSRTSVTDVKFAPKHMGLMLATCSADGVVRIYEAPDVMNLSQWSLQHEISCKLSCSCISWNPSSSRAHSPMIAVGSDDNSPNILAKVQIYEYNENTRKYAKAEALMTVTDPVHDIAFAPNLGRSFHILAVATKDVRIFTLKPLRKELTSSGGLTKFEIHIVAQFDNHNSQVWRVSWNITGTVLASSGDDGCVRLWKANYMDNWKCTGILKGNGSPVNGSSQQGIFNASLGSANTSLQNSLNGSSASRKQS
- the SEH1L gene encoding nucleoporin SEH1 isoform X2, which translates into the protein MFVARSIAADHRDLIHDVSFDFHGRRMATCSSDQSVKVWDKSENGDWHCTASWKTHSGSVWRVTWAHPEFGQVLASCSFDRTAAVWEEIVGESNDKLRGQSHWVKRTTLVDSRTSVTDVKFAPKHMGLMLATCSADGVVRIYEAPDVMNLSQWSLQHEISCKLSCSCISWNPSSSRAHSPMIAVGSDDNSPNILAKVQIYEYNENTRKYAKAEALMTVTDPVHDIAFAPNLGRSFHILAVATKDVRIFTLKPLRKELTSSGGLTKFEIHIVAQFDNHNSQVWRVSWNITGTVLASSGDDGCVRLWKANYMDNWKCTGILKGNGSPVNGSSQQGIFNASLGSANTSLQNSLNGSSASRNGKRTPFSPSPAPFDLSQDTSSLLTTKYCSKSLFKTRCVHFLY